One Algibacter sp. L3A6 genomic region harbors:
- a CDS encoding DUF3810 domain-containing protein, with amino-acid sequence MLKDKKTIIALLLIPQYFLVKLLGNYPDFVETFYSNGLYVYISKMFRFCLGWLPFSFGDLFYAAGLIYIFRWFYKNWKRIKTDTKQWFADVFSAVSILYFAFHLFWGFNYYRLPLYKSLDLNPEYSTEQLVKVTEQLILKANALHFEITKNDSIKIDVPLTKNDILKLAPDGYLGLKQVFPDLEYSPRSVKKSLFSYPLTYMGFSGYLNPLTNEAQVDGLIPTFKFATTTTHEIAHQLGFAAENEANFIGCLAAINHENIYFRYCGYTFGLRYCLNEIYRRDPNLYQKTVESLNIGVLKNYEEVRLFWEAHQNPAEPFFKSFYSGFLKANKQTKGMESYSYVVALLVNYFEEK; translated from the coding sequence ATGCTGAAAGATAAAAAAACGATTATTGCGCTGCTGTTGATTCCGCAGTACTTTTTAGTAAAATTATTAGGGAATTACCCCGATTTTGTGGAGACTTTCTACAGTAACGGACTTTATGTATATATATCCAAAATGTTTCGGTTTTGCTTGGGTTGGTTGCCTTTTTCTTTCGGCGATTTGTTTTACGCAGCAGGTTTAATTTATATTTTTAGGTGGTTTTATAAAAATTGGAAACGAATTAAAACCGATACCAAACAATGGTTTGCCGATGTCTTTTCGGCAGTTTCTATATTGTATTTCGCGTTTCATTTATTTTGGGGATTCAATTATTACCGATTGCCATTGTACAAAAGTTTGGATTTAAATCCGGAATACAGCACAGAACAATTAGTTAAAGTAACAGAGCAACTTATTTTAAAGGCAAACGCTTTACATTTTGAAATCACAAAAAACGATTCTATAAAAATAGATGTCCCGTTAACTAAAAACGATATTTTAAAATTGGCTCCAGATGGTTATTTGGGATTAAAACAGGTGTTTCCAGATTTGGAATATTCGCCCAGAAGTGTAAAAAAATCCTTATTTAGTTATCCGTTAACTTATATGGGCTTTAGTGGTTACTTAAATCCATTAACCAATGAAGCACAAGTTGATGGCCTTATCCCAACTTTTAAATTTGCCACTACCACAACACACGAAATTGCACATCAATTAGGTTTTGCTGCAGAAAACGAGGCCAATTTTATTGGTTGCTTAGCAGCCATAAACCATGAGAATATTTATTTTAGATATTGCGGTTACACCTTTGGCTTACGCTATTGCTTAAATGAAATTTACCGACGCGATCCAAACCTTTACCAAAAGACGGTTGAAAGTTTAAATATTGGTGTTTTAAAAAATTACGAAGAAGTACGATTGTTTTGGGAAGCACACCAAAATCCGGCCGAACCCTTTTTTAAAAGCTTCTATAGCGGCTTTTTAAAAGCAAATAAGCAAACTAAAGGCATGGAAAGTTACAGCTATG
- a CDS encoding aminoacyl-histidine dipeptidase, with amino-acid sequence MSSEIRNLEPKQLWNKFADLNAVPRPSKKEERVIAFMKDFGEKLGFETIEDEVGNVIIKKPATAGMENRTTIVMQSHLDMVHQKNNDTEFDFDTQGIEMYVDGDWVRAKGTTLGADNGLGVATIMAILESTDIAHPAIEALFTIDEETGMTGAMGLKGGLLTGGILLNLDTEEDDEIGVGCAGGIDVTATRTYEEEETPEFKIGYKITVKGLQGGHSGMQIHEGLGNANKIMNRVLFDGFENFGLRISEIDGGSLRNAIPRESNAVVAIDAIHEEAFLLETKEQEAMLKAELKTMEPNLEIIVSKVETPEKIMDLGVQEGLTRAIYAAWNGVYRMSADIPELVETSNNIARVIVKDGAVKIGCLTRSSVESSKWDLANTLRSTFELTGCEVTCTGDYPGWSPNMDSAILKVMTKLYEKLNNEKPHVAACHAGLECGILGTNYPDMDMISFGPTIKGAHSPDERAQISSAQKYWDFIIEILKEIPGKA; translated from the coding sequence ATGAGCTCAGAAATAAGAAATTTAGAACCTAAACAGCTTTGGAATAAATTTGCCGATTTAAATGCTGTACCACGTCCGTCTAAAAAAGAAGAACGTGTTATCGCTTTTATGAAAGACTTTGGTGAAAAACTTGGTTTCGAAACTATAGAAGACGAGGTTGGTAATGTAATTATCAAAAAGCCAGCTACGGCAGGTATGGAAAATAGAACGACCATTGTAATGCAATCGCATTTAGATATGGTACATCAAAAAAATAATGATACTGAATTCGATTTTGATACTCAAGGTATTGAAATGTATGTTGATGGTGATTGGGTTCGTGCAAAAGGTACCACTTTAGGCGCCGATAATGGGTTAGGTGTTGCCACCATTATGGCTATTCTAGAAAGTACAGATATTGCACATCCTGCAATTGAAGCTTTGTTTACTATAGATGAAGAAACTGGAATGACAGGGGCGATGGGCTTAAAAGGCGGATTACTTACAGGTGGAATTCTATTGAACTTAGATACTGAAGAAGATGATGAAATTGGTGTAGGTTGTGCCGGTGGTATCGATGTTACTGCGACTAGAACTTACGAAGAAGAGGAAACTCCAGAATTTAAAATAGGTTACAAAATAACTGTAAAAGGTTTACAAGGTGGCCACTCGGGAATGCAAATTCACGAAGGTTTAGGTAATGCTAATAAAATAATGAACCGTGTACTTTTTGATGGTTTTGAAAATTTTGGCTTACGAATTTCGGAAATCGATGGCGGAAGTTTGCGTAACGCCATTCCTCGTGAGAGTAATGCCGTTGTTGCAATAGATGCTATACATGAGGAAGCTTTTCTTTTAGAAACAAAAGAACAAGAAGCGATGTTAAAGGCTGAGTTGAAAACTATGGAGCCTAACTTAGAAATTATAGTTTCTAAAGTTGAAACTCCAGAAAAAATAATGGATTTAGGAGTTCAAGAAGGTTTGACGCGTGCTATTTATGCCGCTTGGAATGGTGTATACCGTATGAGTGCAGATATTCCTGAATTGGTAGAAACATCAAACAACATTGCAAGAGTTATTGTAAAAGATGGCGCTGTAAAAATTGGTTGTTTAACACGTTCTTCTGTAGAAAGTTCTAAATGGGATTTAGCAAATACACTACGCTCAACTTTTGAGTTAACAGGTTGCGAGGTTACATGCACAGGTGATTATCCTGGTTGGTCTCCAAATATGGATTCGGCTATTTTAAAAGTGATGACAAAACTTTATGAAAAATTAAATAATGAGAAGCCACACGTTGCAGCATGTCATGCTGGATTAGAATGTGGAATTCTTGGAACCAATTATCCAGATATGGATATGATTAGTTTTGGGCCAACTATTAAAGGTGCACACTCTCCAGATGAACGTGCTCAAATTTCATCGGCTCAAAAATATTGGGATTTCATCATTGAAATTTTAAAAGAAATACCTGGGAAAGCTTAA
- the rsmG gene encoding 16S rRNA (guanine(527)-N(7))-methyltransferase RsmG, with protein MKLLLKYFPNLTEDQIEKFTLLESLYQDWNLKINVVSRKDIDELYLRHVLHSLGIAKVIEFKDGSHILDVGTGGGFPGIPLAIMFPECSFHLVDSIAKKLKVVNEVIEGLGLTNVKTTHSRVEEIKENYDFIVSRAVAAMPTFVHWVKGKIAKEQNHELKNGIIYLKGGDLEEELKDYKTTTIYNLSDYFEEDFYETKKVVHLPLKYRG; from the coding sequence ATGAAACTGCTTTTAAAATATTTCCCTAACCTCACCGAAGACCAAATTGAAAAATTTACACTTTTAGAATCCCTATATCAAGATTGGAATTTGAAGATAAATGTAGTTTCACGAAAGGATATCGACGAGTTATATTTGCGCCATGTATTACACTCTTTAGGTATTGCCAAAGTGATAGAGTTTAAAGATGGCAGCCACATTTTAGATGTTGGTACAGGTGGTGGATTTCCAGGAATCCCTTTAGCCATTATGTTTCCTGAGTGTTCTTTTCATTTAGTAGATAGCATTGCTAAAAAACTAAAGGTTGTAAATGAAGTGATTGAAGGCTTAGGCTTAACCAACGTTAAAACAACACACAGCCGTGTTGAAGAAATTAAAGAAAACTACGATTTTATTGTAAGTCGTGCCGTTGCCGCTATGCCTACTTTTGTGCATTGGGTAAAAGGGAAAATTGCAAAAGAGCAAAACCACGAATTGAAAAATGGTATTATCTATTTAAAAGGTGGCGATCTAGAAGAAGAACTAAAGGATTACAAAACCACTACTATTTATAATTTAAGCGACTATTTTGAGGAAGATTTTTACGAAACCAAAAAAGTAGTACACTTACCGTTAAAATACCGTGGATAG
- a CDS encoding fatty acid desaturase family protein, protein MTKQTVSFSRKDPAKFFKTLNKRVNDYFKENDIKRTGNWELYIKAIVMFALLIVPAVLILTVPMSGWLQALCMVVVGIGMAGVGMNVMHDANHGSFSSKKWVNKLMGSSIYILAGNDYNWKVQHNVLHHTYTNIQGHDEDIDAGRIIRFSKHSKWFKIHQYQKYYAFFLYGLLTANWAITTDFIQTYKYLKRKLAYGKLPSPATQWTKLIIGKIVYYSIWVALPLVVGFTWWQVLIGFLIMHYTAGIILSVVFQLAHVVPSTVMPLPDEDGNMKNTWAIHQLFTTCNFSPKSWLAEFYTGGLNRQVEHHLFANISHVHYSKIAKIVKETANEFSLPYNEYNTFWKAVSEHYNQLKVLGKNPNIA, encoded by the coding sequence ATGACTAAACAAACCGTCTCGTTCTCGAGAAAAGACCCCGCGAAGTTCTTTAAAACGTTGAATAAACGTGTTAACGATTACTTTAAGGAAAATGATATTAAACGTACAGGAAACTGGGAATTATATATAAAAGCGATAGTAATGTTTGCTTTATTAATTGTTCCTGCAGTTTTAATTTTAACCGTTCCAATGTCTGGATGGCTACAAGCTTTATGCATGGTAGTTGTTGGGATTGGTATGGCTGGTGTAGGCATGAATGTAATGCACGATGCTAACCATGGTTCTTTTTCTAGTAAAAAGTGGGTTAACAAATTAATGGGAAGCAGCATTTATATTTTAGCTGGTAACGATTATAACTGGAAAGTACAACACAATGTTTTACACCATACGTACACCAACATTCAAGGGCACGATGAAGATATTGATGCTGGTAGAATTATTCGTTTTTCCAAACATTCAAAATGGTTTAAAATTCATCAATACCAAAAGTATTATGCGTTTTTCTTATACGGCTTGCTTACTGCAAACTGGGCCATCACAACAGATTTTATACAAACTTACAAATACCTAAAACGTAAATTAGCTTACGGTAAGTTACCAAGTCCTGCAACACAATGGACTAAGCTTATTATTGGTAAAATTGTATATTATTCTATTTGGGTAGCATTACCTTTAGTAGTTGGTTTTACTTGGTGGCAAGTATTAATTGGCTTCTTAATTATGCACTACACAGCAGGGATTATTTTAAGTGTTGTTTTTCAATTGGCTCACGTTGTACCAAGTACAGTTATGCCTTTACCTGATGAAGATGGTAACATGAAAAATACTTGGGCTATTCACCAATTGTTTACTACATGTAATTTTTCACCTAAAAGTTGGTTAGCCGAGTTTTATACAGGTGGATTAAATAGACAAGTAGAGCATCACTTATTTGCAAATATTAGCCACGTGCATTATAGTAAAATAGCAAAAATAGTAAAGGAAACAGCAAACGAATTTAGCTTACCATATAATGAGTACAACACATTTTGGAAAGCCGTTTCAGAACATTATAATCAACTAAAGGTACTTGGGAAAAATCCTAATATTGCCTAA
- a CDS encoding pyridoxal phosphate-dependent aminotransferase: protein MQLLSERILNMATSATLAMAAKARELRGEGKDIIGLSLGEPDFNTPDFIKEAAIQAVNDNYNSYSPVDGYVELKEAVITKFKRDNNLTYTLPQIVVSTGAKQCLANIAAVMLNDGDEVLLPCPYWVSYSDIVKLNGGVPVEVATSIDTDFKMTPAQLEAAITPKTKMMWFSSPCNPSGSVYSREELRALADVLVKYPNIYVVSDEIYEHINYGSGHASIAEFDDMYNNTITVNGVSKAFAMTGWRIGFIGAPEKIARACNKMQGQITSGANCIAQRAVITALNADPSAVKYMIDEFKVRRDLVLDLLNDVTGFNSNTPEGAFYVFPDVSYYFGKTLRGKTINNATDFSLYLLEEALVATVTGDAFGNPNCIRISYAASQEQIIEAIKRIKEVVS, encoded by the coding sequence ATGCAATTATTATCTGAAAGAATTTTAAACATGGCTACTTCGGCAACGTTAGCTATGGCTGCCAAAGCTCGCGAATTAAGAGGCGAAGGCAAAGACATTATTGGTTTAAGTCTTGGGGAACCGGATTTTAACACGCCAGATTTTATTAAAGAAGCAGCTATTCAGGCTGTGAATGATAATTACAATTCTTACTCGCCAGTAGATGGTTACGTAGAGTTGAAAGAGGCGGTTATTACAAAGTTTAAACGTGATAATAATTTAACGTATACTTTACCACAAATTGTTGTTTCTACGGGAGCTAAACAATGTTTGGCAAATATAGCAGCTGTTATGTTAAATGATGGTGATGAGGTGCTTTTACCTTGTCCTTACTGGGTAAGTTATTCTGATATTGTTAAGTTGAACGGTGGTGTGCCAGTTGAGGTTGCAACATCTATCGATACAGATTTTAAAATGACACCTGCACAATTGGAAGCGGCTATTACTCCAAAAACCAAAATGATGTGGTTTAGTTCTCCATGTAACCCAAGTGGATCGGTTTACAGTAGAGAAGAGTTAAGAGCTTTAGCCGATGTATTGGTTAAATATCCTAACATTTATGTAGTTTCAGATGAAATTTATGAGCATATTAACTATGGTTCTGGTCACGCAAGTATAGCCGAATTTGATGATATGTATAATAATACTATTACGGTAAACGGTGTTTCGAAAGCTTTTGCTATGACGGGATGGCGTATTGGTTTTATTGGTGCTCCAGAAAAAATTGCTCGTGCATGTAATAAAATGCAAGGTCAAATTACTAGTGGTGCTAACTGTATTGCACAACGTGCTGTAATTACTGCTTTAAACGCAGATCCAAGTGCTGTAAAGTACATGATAGATGAATTTAAAGTGCGTCGTGATTTAGTTTTAGACTTATTGAACGATGTTACAGGTTTTAACTCAAACACGCCAGAAGGTGCGTTTTATGTATTCCCAGATGTATCTTATTACTTCGGAAAAACGTTAAGAGGAAAAACAATAAATAATGCTACCGATTTTTCTTTATATTTATTAGAAGAAGCTTTAGTGGCAACAGTAACGGGTGATGCTTTTGGTAATCCTAACTGTATTCGTATTTCATATGCAGCTTCGCAAGAACAAATTATTGAAGCTATTAAGCGTATTAAAGAAGTAGTAAGCTAG
- the apaG gene encoding Co2+/Mg2+ efflux protein ApaG encodes MVQQVTSGIKISVVTNFEGSFYKNYKMQYAFGYTVTIENQSKDSVQLYARHWEILDALNNVETVIGEGVVGKKPVLKPGESHTYTSGCLLTSPFGAMQGHYNMVNFTTTRKFQVTIPTFKLSATFAIN; translated from the coding sequence ATGGTACAACAAGTTACATCTGGCATTAAAATTTCGGTAGTTACAAACTTCGAAGGTTCATTTTATAAAAACTATAAAATGCAATACGCCTTTGGTTATACCGTAACTATAGAAAACCAAAGTAAAGATTCTGTGCAACTTTACGCGCGTCATTGGGAAATTCTAGACGCCTTAAACAACGTTGAAACCGTTATCGGCGAAGGCGTAGTAGGTAAAAAACCGGTTTTAAAACCTGGAGAATCTCACACTTACACCTCTGGCTGCCTACTCACCTCTCCTTTTGGTGCTATGCAAGGGCATTACAACATGGTTAATTTTACAACCACTAGAAAATTCCAAGTTACTATCCCTACATTTAAATTGAGCGCAACTTTTGCTATCAATTAA
- a CDS encoding DUF5103 domain-containing protein, with the protein MHSKVIKIFLITLLPTLVFSQVQEVNPPDYIKTINFKSNTPETQLPILKLGEYVVLEFDALNGEEADYYYKIEHFNFDWTPSTLIKSEFLSGFDNQRIRDYENSLNTYQIFSHYKLTIPNQFTKGLLVSGNYMISVYNDNDELQFSRKFMIYEDKTAVGVSVKRSRNIEFIEQKQRVELIITSNNIQLNNPTQTVKAVIIQNNNLNNVITNIKPQYTLGNQLIYRYDSETSFWAGNEFLFFENKDVRAANTGIQFIDLKDLYHNYLYTNMPRAKMPYTYNPDINGNYLITNVDADDASIEADYVWMHFSLSGDDFLTNKNVHIYGNFNNYAIDDSTRMIFDEANNRFINTMLLKQGFYNYKYIVVNNDGTVDDGAVSGDFWQTENNYKVLVYYRDLGARYDKIIGLGEASSVNITN; encoded by the coding sequence ATGCATTCTAAGGTAATAAAAATATTTCTAATCACACTCCTGCCTACTCTTGTTTTTTCACAAGTTCAAGAAGTAAATCCGCCAGATTACATTAAAACTATAAATTTTAAAAGTAACACGCCTGAAACTCAACTTCCTATATTAAAATTAGGCGAATATGTGGTTTTAGAGTTTGATGCTTTAAATGGTGAAGAAGCCGATTACTACTATAAAATCGAGCATTTCAATTTCGATTGGACACCTTCAACACTAATAAAATCAGAATTCCTGAGCGGCTTTGACAACCAACGTATTCGCGATTACGAGAATTCACTAAACACCTACCAAATATTTTCGCATTACAAACTCACTATCCCTAATCAATTCACCAAAGGATTACTCGTTTCTGGAAACTACATGATTTCGGTTTATAATGACAATGATGAGCTTCAGTTTTCTAGAAAATTTATGATTTATGAAGATAAAACCGCTGTTGGCGTAAGCGTAAAACGCTCTAGAAACATCGAATTTATAGAACAAAAACAACGTGTAGAACTCATAATTACTTCAAATAACATACAATTAAACAACCCCACTCAAACCGTAAAAGCTGTTATTATTCAAAATAATAATTTAAACAATGTTATTACCAACATAAAGCCGCAATACACGCTTGGCAACCAACTTATTTACAGATACGATAGTGAAACAAGTTTTTGGGCAGGTAACGAATTCCTGTTTTTCGAAAATAAAGATGTTCGTGCCGCCAATACAGGCATTCAATTTATAGACTTAAAAGACCTTTACCATAACTACCTTTACACCAATATGCCGCGCGCCAAAATGCCGTACACGTACAACCCAGATATTAACGGTAATTACCTTATCACCAATGTAGACGCCGATGATGCCAGCATTGAAGCCGATTACGTGTGGATGCATTTTTCTCTAAGTGGCGACGACTTTTTAACCAATAAGAACGTACATATATATGGAAACTTTAATAATTACGCTATAGACGATAGCACAAGAATGATTTTTGATGAAGCCAACAATCGCTTTATCAATACCATGCTCTTAAAACAAGGTTTCTACAACTACAAATATATTGTAGTAAACAACGATGGTACTGTAGACGATGGTGCAGTGAGTGGTGATTTCTGGCAAACCGAAAACAATTACAAAGTGCTTGTTTATTACCGCGATCTAGGCGCTCGATACGATAAAATAATTGGTTTAGGCGAAGCCAGTTCAGTAAACATCACAAATTAA
- a CDS encoding Na(+)-translocating NADH-quinone reductase subunit A: MSNDIRIKKGLDIKLIGEADKTVEQAIISNYYTIRPEDFHGVIPKLVAKEGTSVKAGDTLFFDKSQESVMFASPVSGKVIEVQRGPKRRIDAIKIEADKSQVYADLAAFDLNSATAESVKAHLLASGCWPFVKQRPYDVIANPNKSPKAIFISGYASAPLAADLDFTLKGKEAELQAAVTALGKLTEGAVHISVGTSSSPLAGLTGVTTHTVSGPHPSGNVGTLINKVNPVNKGEVVWTVNAQDLVVIGELLLTGKFNAERIVALVGSSVEKPRYFKTIIGSEISTLIYDKGVSKGGNDRVISGNVLSGKQIKPDGNLDYYSNVVTVIPEGDDYELFGWNKPVFNKISTSRAMTFSWLSKTKKYDLNTNTNGEHRAFVTTGVYEEVFPLDIYPMQILKACMYKDLDEMEALGMYEVAPEDFALTEFVCVSKQPHQKIIREGLDLMLKEIG; this comes from the coding sequence ATGTCAAACGACATCCGTATCAAAAAAGGTCTGGACATTAAACTTATAGGCGAAGCTGATAAAACCGTTGAACAAGCGATTATCAGTAACTACTACACTATAAGGCCAGAGGATTTTCACGGCGTAATTCCAAAACTTGTTGCAAAAGAAGGGACTTCAGTAAAAGCTGGAGATACTTTGTTTTTCGATAAATCTCAGGAGTCGGTTATGTTCGCATCGCCAGTTTCAGGGAAAGTGATAGAAGTACAACGTGGACCAAAAAGACGCATAGACGCTATTAAAATTGAAGCCGATAAATCGCAAGTATACGCAGATTTAGCAGCATTTGATTTAAACAGTGCCACAGCGGAATCTGTAAAAGCACATTTGTTAGCATCAGGATGCTGGCCGTTTGTAAAACAACGCCCGTATGATGTGATTGCAAATCCGAATAAGTCGCCAAAAGCGATTTTTATTTCGGGGTATGCTAGCGCGCCATTAGCTGCCGATTTAGACTTTACTTTAAAAGGTAAAGAAGCTGAATTGCAAGCTGCGGTAACGGCTTTAGGGAAACTAACAGAAGGTGCTGTGCACATTTCGGTTGGTACTTCTAGCTCGCCACTTGCTGGTTTAACAGGTGTTACTACACATACAGTTTCAGGACCACATCCTTCAGGGAATGTTGGTACACTTATCAATAAAGTGAACCCAGTAAATAAAGGCGAAGTTGTTTGGACAGTTAATGCTCAAGACTTAGTTGTTATTGGAGAACTTTTATTAACGGGTAAGTTTAATGCTGAGCGTATTGTTGCTTTAGTAGGGTCTTCGGTTGAAAAACCAAGATATTTTAAAACCATTATTGGTAGTGAAATTTCTACTTTAATTTACGATAAAGGTGTTTCTAAAGGTGGTAACGATCGTGTTATTTCTGGAAATGTATTATCTGGAAAGCAAATTAAACCAGATGGAAATTTAGATTATTACAGCAATGTAGTAACTGTTATTCCTGAAGGTGATGATTATGAGCTTTTTGGATGGAATAAACCTGTGTTTAATAAAATTTCTACCTCTAGAGCCATGACATTCTCATGGTTAAGTAAAACTAAAAAATACGATTTAAACACCAATACTAATGGTGAGCATCGTGCTTTTGTTACGACTGGAGTTTACGAGGAAGTTTTTCCTTTAGATATTTATCCTATGCAAATTTTAAAAGCTTGTATGTATAAAGATTTAGATGAAATGGAAGCTTTAGGAATGTACGAAGTTGCACCAGAAGATTTCGCTTTAACCGAGTTTGTATGTGTATCTAAACAACCGCATCAAAAAATTATTAGAGAAGGTTTAGACTTAATGCTTAAAGAAATAGGATAA
- a CDS encoding NADH:ubiquinone reductase (Na(+)-transporting) subunit B, translated as MGLKNNLHKLKLKYKGTKMAPAFNAIHTFLYLPDETTHNGTHIKAADDLKRTMNTVIMAMVPCLLFGMFNAGYQHNLQVGEIQAVTAGFFSPEFWALDNFMIGFWKIIPLVIVSYGVGLGIEFLFAVIKGHEVEEGYLVTGMLVPLIVPIDIPLWMLAVAVIFGVVIGKEVFGGTGMNILNPALTIRAFLFFAYPTWMSGDKVWVEGAVERTNEIAAGANLDAISGETILGTLAQGKAVTHSVADMFLGFIPGSVGETSTLLIILGGLFLVFAKIGSWRIMLSSCVGALVMGLIFNGVVSSGWITETSKFYGLMSTEFWHHLLIGGFAFGTVFMATDPVTASQTNKGKWFYGFLIGFLSIMIRVFNPAYPEGVMLAILLMNVFAPTIDHYVVQGNVKKRMKRLKAKVA; from the coding sequence ATGGGTTTAAAAAATAATTTACATAAATTAAAACTAAAGTATAAAGGGACAAAAATGGCTCCTGCATTTAATGCAATCCATACCTTTTTATACTTGCCAGATGAGACCACACATAATGGAACTCATATAAAAGCAGCCGATGATTTAAAGCGTACCATGAATACAGTAATTATGGCTATGGTGCCATGTTTATTGTTTGGTATGTTTAATGCAGGTTACCAACATAACTTACAGGTAGGAGAAATTCAAGCTGTAACAGCAGGTTTTTTTAGTCCGGAGTTTTGGGCTTTAGATAACTTCATGATTGGTTTCTGGAAAATCATTCCTTTAGTAATCGTTTCTTACGGTGTAGGTTTAGGAATTGAATTCTTATTCGCTGTAATTAAAGGTCACGAAGTAGAAGAAGGATACTTAGTAACAGGTATGTTAGTGCCATTAATTGTACCAATTGATATTCCTTTATGGATGTTGGCTGTTGCCGTTATATTTGGTGTGGTTATCGGTAAAGAAGTTTTTGGTGGAACAGGGATGAATATCTTAAACCCAGCTTTAACCATTAGAGCATTTTTATTCTTTGCATATCCTACATGGATGTCTGGAGATAAAGTTTGGGTAGAAGGTGCAGTTGAAAGAACAAATGAAATTGCAGCTGGTGCTAATTTAGATGCCATTTCTGGTGAAACTATTTTAGGAACTTTAGCTCAAGGAAAAGCAGTAACACATTCTGTTGCCGATATGTTCTTAGGGTTTATTCCGGGATCAGTAGGAGAGACTTCAACGTTACTTATTATTTTAGGTGGTTTATTTTTAGTATTTGCTAAAATTGGAAGCTGGAGAATAATGTTATCATCATGTGTTGGCGCATTAGTAATGGGCTTAATATTTAATGGTGTTGTTAGTTCTGGATGGATTACTGAAACAAGTAAGTTTTACGGATTAATGAGTACTGAATTTTGGCATCACTTACTTATTGGTGGTTTTGCTTTTGGTACCGTGTTTATGGCTACCGACCCAGTTACGGCGTCGCAAACCAATAAAGGGAAATGGTTTTATGGTTTCTTAATAGGATTTCTTTCTATTATGATTCGTGTATTCAACCCAGCATATCCAGAAGGTGTAATGTTAGCTATTCTATTAATGAATGTGTTTGCACCAACAATTGACCATTATGTGGTACAAGGGAATGTGAAGAAAAGAATGAAACGTTTAAAAGCTAAAGTTGCATAA
- a CDS encoding Na(+)-translocating NADH-quinone reductase subunit C: MESRTDKNSYTIIFAVVMVLVVGSLLAFTASSLKPNIDENKRLEKQQNILYAMGVNENDETSANFVSTDKAPELFNKYIKEQLVIQDGKVTQDDQAYLIDIKKEQTNAKAGIARRLPLLKGEKDGKTFYIAPIRGKGLWDAIWAYIAMDENMVIQGAYFDHKGETPGLGANIKQRFFMDDFIGEHLLDNADRFKGIEVSKSNADPKNKDKTDNEVDAIAGATITGNGVAAMIKSDLKLYEPFFKNLKNN, translated from the coding sequence ATGGAAAGTAGAACAGATAAAAATTCATATACTATAATATTCGCCGTTGTTATGGTGTTGGTTGTAGGTTCATTATTAGCCTTTACAGCATCATCTTTGAAACCAAATATTGATGAGAACAAACGTCTAGAAAAGCAACAAAATATTTTGTATGCTATGGGCGTAAACGAAAATGATGAAACTAGTGCTAACTTTGTTTCAACAGATAAAGCACCAGAATTATTCAATAAATACATTAAAGAGCAATTGGTTATTCAAGATGGTAAAGTTACCCAAGATGATCAAGCGTATTTAATCGATATTAAAAAGGAACAAACCAATGCGAAAGCTGGTATTGCAAGACGCTTACCTTTATTAAAAGGTGAAAAGGATGGTAAAACATTTTACATTGCACCAATTCGTGGTAAAGGACTTTGGGACGCTATTTGGGCTTATATTGCTATGGACGAAAATATGGTAATACAAGGTGCTTATTTTGATCACAAAGGAGAAACACCGGGTTTAGGAGCTAATATTAAGCAACGTTTCTTTATGGACGATTTTATAGGTGAGCATTTATTAGATAACGCAGACCGTTTTAAAGGTATTGAAGTTTCTAAAAGTAATGCCGATCCCAAAAACAAGGATAAAACAGATAACGAAGTCGATGCTATTGCAGGAGCAACTATTACAGGTAATGGTGTTGCAGCAATGATTAAAAGCGATTTAAAGCTTTATGAGCCGTTCTTTAAAAATTTAAAAAACAATTAA